From the Trifolium pratense cultivar HEN17-A07 linkage group LG4, ARS_RC_1.1, whole genome shotgun sequence genome, the window TGTACTCGTCCTAATGATAAGCGTACGTAACGATCAAAGTGAACCTACCAACCAAATAGCCAATATTGATCTGGCTCAAATAACCACTTCAAGACACCCCAAGGCATTCCACAAAGACCCCAAAACATTCACTTAGATAATCACTTTAGGACACCCCAAGGCATTCTACAAAGATCCCAAAGTTATGATGTGATTTTGAACAATTTCACTCAAGGTTATgaacttcatttttatttttttaatatacaatTCTTCAGAATAATAATTTGCGTCTAAAGATTTACAAATGattcactatatttttttatttatttaacctGATATTTATTTCACATGTCAAATGCAGGGAGACGTCGTGACAATAATGTGGCTGATGCTGGAATTGCGCCAATGGTGCCTTTTTCCTTATCTGGCCACAATTTGATGCCCTTCATACCATCGTCTCGATATGGTCAAATATTGTCTCCAAGCTCCAATTTCACTTGGTAGGGTTGGAGACAACATTTGACCATATCGAGATGAGGGTATGAAGGACGTCAAATTGTGGCCAGATAAGAAAAAAGGCACCATATTGGCTCAGTTCCAGCAACAACCACATTATTGTCACGATGCCTCCATGCATTTGACATGTGAAATAAATATCagtttcaatataaaaatatatatatacagtgAACCATTCATAAATCTTTAGACGCAAATTATAATTCTGAAGAattgtatattaaaaaaaaatgaagttcatACCTTGAGCGAAATTGTTCGGAATCACAGGATAAGTTTGGGATCTTTCTAGAATGTCTTGAGGTGTCCTAAAGTGATTATCTAAGTGAATGTTTTGGGGTCTTAATTTGGGGAATGTCTTTGGGTGTCCTGAAGTGGCTATTTGGAGCCAAATCCATATTGGCTATTTGGTTTGTAGGCTCACTTTGATCGTTACACTTATAAAAAGCACAACTGACTCACCATggttacaaaaaataatactctaCTAGAtgcaaattataatattaaaatacccgcaataattaataattatactttttttcaCGCAAGTTAATAATTATACTTAATattactttataattttttttatccataagtatattttaccattttaagatataatatttatttgcaAAGcggaattttttttagtacgaGTGCTCCGAAGAAAAAACCATTGTTCATCTTCACATTCGTTCTCTTTCTTTAGTTTATGATGGCGTAAAAGGAAATAGATTAGTTATAACCATCCCTTAGGAAGAGTATTAGATAGGGATTAAAACATGCAAACACAATACATGGAAATGATCATTTGGCCTAAGGGTTCAACGCCGTTACTTGTTGTTACCTTGCGTGATAAGTTATCGCCTCTTTGGAAGTCTCTAGGTCAATGAGGTGTTACACTGCTTGGAAATGGTTTCtatgatttttcattttcatcattAGAGGCTTTTTGCCTGGACAACCAACTTTAACCCTAGCCTTCAATAAAACACAGATGCTTAAAGGTTTGTGTTCATTTCTATCGATTATCTCAAGTGTATCCTTAAAATTCTTTTTTCTATTGCCAGTAGCATTGGGAACCTCATATGCACTAACGTTGTTACTAGCAAATATATGTTTGATTGTACGTTTGGTCAATATAATGTAATATTTCAGGTTAGTTTGGTGTCAATGTGATGATGGCTTGGTGTCAAGTTAATGAATGTATTTTGGTGTCAACGCAATGAaccaagttttttttcttcttagtaAATCAGATATTTTTTCTCATAGTGAATAACATGTTAATTAAATCTTGTGGGATTCAAATGAGTaacaaattttttctaaaagttTGATAGTTGTTGCATGCCTAAATTAGGGATCAAACTCAGAACCTTGATTAAACTAAAAAAGACATGTATCATCTTATCTAAGCATTGGTCGTAACCTAGTTTAGTGTCAATGTAGCATTccagtttaatttaattaaaactaatatttaatttatcttaattgaaatttagttttcttttcttttcattagcCGTCTCGTTTCCATGTGATAGGGGGCTTAATAATCAAGAGTTCGACCGGAAGGTTAGAAAAATCTAGCCAAATATTGTTCCATCagaaatcgaactcgggttcttcCAAACAATTCATCTTAGGGGAGCTCATTAACTACTTAATCCAAGGTGTTGGTTAACTgaaatttagtttttataatGACAATTTGGTTTAATTGAAATGTTTCCACTTTGGCTTCAGTTTGGTTAATGACAATAAACTGCTTTCATAAACTTTGATTAATGACAGTAAGTAATGTTCTGAATAATGACagtaaattgaaagaagaaaaattcacacttttaaattatttattatacatATTGCGTCAAAAAAACAGAGAATTTTAGTTTTCTCTCAACAAaagagaatatattttttttttaataacatcaTAATCTTCACATGATTACTCCAACTTTAACTATACCAAGATGATCATTTCTCTAGATAACAACATTTTGTATCATACAAACTAGAAACAATGCCGTGGCGATCCACAAAAGTGTCAAATTACAGGATATTTATATACTCACATGGAAATAATCTTTCTATGCAGATGCTGTCCAACAGAAGCTACTTCTCCATGATGATGACTATGATCATGATCATGAAAAATTAGGGTCAAAACTCCTACTAAACACAGTACTGAACCGACTAGAAGTTTGTCGTACCGCTCCACCCAATGAAACTTCAGCTGACTGGCCCCGTAAAATGACAATGCTACTAGTGAAGTCATCACAGAAATTGTGCTGTAAATGAAATGTGTTAAGTTTAGTAAACAGAAACAAATCTCCAAGCAAAAACTTACACAAACTTATTTGGCATCTAAGGCTTGGTTTGATAAATAACCGCTTAAGTGCTTATGTAttttctataacaaaaataaaataaagtcaaatattTTCATACGAACTAttaactgttttcataagctatttagGAGAGCTTAAAGAAATAAGCAGAAAGTAGTTTATGACATGTCATAAGCAAGtttcataagctcttccaaACAATCTTACAAGTGTTTATGTCAGTGGATACattcaaaaaaatcaattcaaacaggCCTCTAAAACCAAACTAGCACCATCGGAGTATAAGAAGGAATTTCAGATCTCAATGTTGAGCATCTTCAGTAAAAAACagaattcaaaattcaaatacaaGACAGAAATCAGGAGTCTCAAAATAAATGTTCTATCAACCAACCAGAATTTTGCAACAAGAGTAAAGGTATCTAGCTGGACTTTAATCCATCACTGTTCGACTTTGCTAGCTTCtcaaattaataaaagtttttgGCAGGGGCGGTACCAAAGTAGGTATGGTTAACACTTAGCAAATAGGAGTACAAGTTCTAACATCGTCGCTTGCATAGTAGAAATAGGAGTACAAGTTCTAACATCGTCGCTTGCATAGTAGAAGCTTTAGCAGACATTGTTAGcatgttataaaaaaatggtTCACACTTCACAGTGATGTCTTGTTATTCCAAAGTATATGAATGTTTCCTCATATCAGTAAATGGTCTAGAAAGAGTAATTGTTGTTAGAGCCGAATTAAAAGGGAGGTTTGAGTGGTTTAACTTTGAAGGAGACACTTGTCTGATTTTAGGTTATACTCAACTGAATCGATGACCAAATTACTTTGGAATGGTCAAAATCACTTGTCTTATGgcttaatatatattttttgctcATTTCCTGAAAGGATTTTATGAATATTATATCGTTTAATGTGAATTATTTGTACAATGTCGTATGATTCAACTAATCAGTTTAAGCAATTGAACCCAACTGGAAAATTAGAAATCTCGGCAGTACAGTATTGGATAGAGTATAActaattaatttgaattaatgaattGTGTATTCCTGTCCTAAGGTCAAGACATGCTTCACGATCATGATGATCCTAATGTGCAGCATTTCTAAAGGGCCTTTTCTTAATACGAGTGTTGTGAATCGCAGATCACAGAAAACAAGTGTGTTCAAATTCTAATGCACAACAGTGCTATAGCGCTGCTATAActgctatttgacaatattttgtactaaatagcatatTGCAGAACAATAGCGAGAAGTTCATGTTTCGCTACGCTAATATAGCCATTATTTAACAACACTGCATAATTCATTGTTGATAATGATAACCACCGATTAGAATGTCTACTCTAATCTTGATAGCCACTGAAACAATTTCTCAATAAAGAATATTGATAACCAAGACAAGGATCCACTGCAATATGCACATGAAAGCAGCAGCAAATTTTGCACCTTTGTAAAATAAACACTAAAAAGGAAGAGGAAAAAAACCATCTTAACGTGTAATGCGATTGACTAATACCTGAATAGCAGAACTATGATGGCAAGCACCATCATGGAAGATGAATTTCCAACAGCAAGAAATACTGGAAGTGTTGTAGCACAAGGAGACAATGCAGGAACAAGAATAAGCCCAGCTACAGCCATTTTCTCCATAGGTTGGTTGTGTGAATGACTATGGCCACCCTTTCCCATAAGAAACAATATAATATACATGCCACCGAGAAATACGAGCAAAAGTGAGGCAAGCTTATGCACTGTTTCTTCACCAGCAATGGTGTTTGCCATGGTGATTGCTGTTATACCAAGCAGTGAAGTGGATATTACATGCAAAATTGCTCCAAATGCAGCTGCATGAAGAAAATGAACAAAGTTAAAAATGCTCTGCTAAGATTAACCGAGAAGAATCTTCAGAAGATATCTTTGAGTTTGAAATATAAAGGCAATGTTGATGTAAATAATGATTGCCGGTATATTATTCGAATGAAAGGTGAGCCGCTGAAGAGATGCTTCTGACAATTAATAATAACTCTAATGCTAAAACAAAATAACTAAGTATATGCATGTTTGGTTTCATGTTTGGTATATGCATATGTTTAAAGATTATCAACAAAAATCTGAACATAAGTAATTTTCATAGCTGTATGCCTGTATCTTATTCAATATTCAGAAAAAACGTATTCAATATTCAGCGATGTGACTAAGAGTAACAAAAACTTAATGCTGATAATGTGCCAAAAAGTTCCATGTTATCGCCAAATAAGTAAAACAGCCATTTTTACAGTTAAGCTAGCAACTGCCAAAACTGTTAATTACTCTGTTAAGCTAGTATCATATATCTTGTTAAAggaatagcttatacataagcatttACTATATCATAAGTCTTTTTTCTAAGTGCTTAATtgagctgtttatccaaacaggtcCCAAACATAATGCAAATAACTACTTCTGCCCTACTATCTTCAATCTCACATCCTTAATTATTTAACATCCATATAAACTAAAGCTTCAAGATTTTCCATCATAACCTTGCCCTTTATCTtgttatttgaaatttgaatagcttatacataagcatttgtttggattggcttatttttaagcttatgcgaaacagcttatgcaaatagataagattttatatataattataaatttttcaaggtattttatgagaaaacagcttctaaagatataattttttgttagtaacaacttatgaattaacataaaagtttatttatttgcataagctcaaatcCAAACGGGCCTGACAAACCATTATGttataagtgcttaattaagttgtttatccaaacagctccCAAATCTAACGCAAATAACTATTTTCGCCCTAATTCTCTTCGATCTAACATCCCTAACTATCTAACATCCAAAAACGAAAACTTTAAGATTTTCCATTATAACATTGCCCTTTTATCTTTGTTATAggaatagcttatacataagcatttATATGATAAACCTTTATAtaataagtgcttaattaagctgtttatctAAACAGCCCGTTTGGATTGGCTCATTTTTTAGCTTACATGAAAcggcttatgcaaataaataagattttatgtattattataaatttttcaaggtagtttataagaaaacagcttataaagatacaattttttatggtgaaaacttatgaattaacataaaattttatgtatttgcataagctattttcataagctaaaaaataagctaaatcCAAACCGGTCCCAAATCTAATGCACATAACTACATTCACTCAACTCTCTTTGATCTAACATCCTTAACTATCTAACATCCAAAACTAAAACTTCAGGATTTTCCAATCATAACTAAGAAATTAAACATGCATCATTAAACTAATCAAAACCAAGAAATTAAACCCTTATCATTAAACTAATCAAAACCCAATAAATCAAATAACCAAACATGAAAAGTGAAAAAGGGATCTAtgtgaagagaaaaaagaagcaCATACTAACAAGAAGGGTTCTTGAAAGGGTCCATTTCTGAGCACGACCGACAATGGAGAAAGGAAGCCAGTGTGTAGGAATGAATGAATGGAGAATCGATACGGTGGCGATTCCTCCGATTGTGGACAGATCTTCGGCGGTGAAACTATCCATTtgtatacaaaataaaaattgagacTTTTATGGCTATGATCTATGAAACGGAACCCCAATTGCAGATTCTTAAAGAGGATTCAAAAGGGTCACTACATTACCAAGAATTTGGGAGAAAAATGTAGTGTAGAATGTGAGGTGAGAGCTAAATCTGATTGAAATGGAGAATGGGAGAAGAAAAAAGTATGAAGCTATTTTAATGGTTTACTTCATGgatttatttaaagaatcaaataataataatataatggtggatcaataaaaaattcattagtTTCTTTATGATAAAATTCATTACTACTATAAAAAAACAGcgaataacttataagttaattTATGGCGTATAAACTTATAGCGAATATTAAGTTAGTTTTTAACAAATAagttagctgattgaatttgtagtgtttaataaaattaacgattgaactagcttataagtatgaaataacatataaaaatatatgtttaattaatatttaaattttttcaactaAGATGGCACggtaaaattgaaatgaaaaaatataagttataaactcataagctacttgaaatagcatttgaaaatttataagttagtaaaaaataaactataagttctTTTTAAATGTTTAccaaacgattttttttttgtcatatgagcttttaagctataagctcaaaatttggTCCTAACAAAGTctataaactttttataaaacaCTATATTGATGTACCTGATTCATAATatagtctaattttttttacacataatGTAGTCTAATATAGAAgctcgaatttttttttttttgtcatatggTTCAAAATCTAACATTATAAACTAGTGTTTGGCAAAAAAATATTGACCACAAAGCCATTAGGATTTGGTATAGTGACGAGGAATTTTGGTAATATGctaggtcctgagttcgattcccaacttattataaataaaaaaaataaaataaaataaaataatggacGACTGGTAAATTATCTTATGGTAAACAATTTATAAGttaacttataatttaatttatagcgGATAAGATACACAGTTGAATTTGTAATGTTTAACAAAATTAACGTTAAACTctaccccaaaaaaaaataataacgtTAAACTACTTTAATTTAAACTACTTTGGGTCGGACGAATTGTCCACCCCTACGGCAAGATTCTTACAATAAATCTAATCCATTTGAGAAAGCACAAACTATCTAGTAttcctaaaaaaattatgtatatttttttggtttataaggAATGAAGATTGAATTTAGGATCTCATGCAACTATCAAAATCCCTAATCattaaaaattatgtatatttgttataatatacatataatatttatttttaatttattatgattatttttttctttctttcattcaatTTAATAAACACCGAGAGgtgcaatttttaaaaaaacaaccaTTGAGGGGTAAGGGTAAAAGTAAATCATAATTTTAAGCTTGCTTTTTAATAGTCCATGAGTCCATCTCATGGTAAAATAGCATGAGTTCTTATTCTTTATGCGCTCTCCATTGTTTCTCACGCGCTCTTTGAAAAGATCAAAATATATTCTCGTTATCTAGGTAGCGAACTCAGTTTGCATCTTACTTAGCgagtgataatttttttttactcaacccTAACATTTTGTACCCTTCACGACCCCGTGAATgaaactattataaaaaaacatagttCGCTACTTAGAGTGCAAACTGAAACATTGTTCACTATTTAAGAGATGAACTATTATGATGCggagattttttttatagatgtaTTGATGGGTCTGAAGTTCTTTTATTCTAATAATTttacttcctccggtcctaaatataagagggaaactactttttagattcattcagaatctaatgtatttgacctacattatagaccaaatacattagattcttaatgaatctaaaaagaaattgagaattTGGACAATTTAGACattttgtgacttgaattgATGCAGTCTAAATTGATCACATGCATGTTTACTCACAACCAAAGTTTGTGAGAATGTTTTCTCAAATAGTGTTGCtaagatctcattttctaaattcttagaaaatatttgataagtatcgtatgtcAGATGATCATTGTTTAAATtaaacataccggaacacttattaaaattaagtgtaccggtaaaatcaacataccggaacacttattaaaatcaagtgtaccggtaaaatcAACATACCGGAATACttattaaaaagtgtaccggtaaaattaacataccggtaAAGATAAATACTTACCGGAACAATTTTTTGTGAGGATGAAACAGTTTACCGGAACAGTATaatacgaaaaaaaaaaaaattaaaatatactaattttttataagggtatactaggtattttgaaaaatatgttgagatagagtgaagattgttgggatagaaaaaaaaaatttcaatagatCATCTCTTTCACTTTCCTCTACATCCGTCTCCTTCGTCTCTATGGTAGAGAGAGATCGAAAAGGAGAGATGTAGTGAAAGAGATAATCCGTACAAACATGCATGCTATAAGGTAAACCCATGTGACATGTCAAATCTAGTTTGGCAGTTTCCAATTGTCACGGAAACAAAATCCTCATTTTTCATTACATCAAAATCCTACGTTATCTCAACATTTCAGTCTCCATCATCTGTCCAAACTTTCTCAATTTCTCAAATTTTGGATATTCACCAACCATATACTATATCATCATTATTTAATACTTATCCAATATGTCCAAAATTGTCTCTTTATAAGTCTCACTCACTTCATAAACACATAGCTCAATCCAAAATCCATTCTGGTGTTTTATTGAATACTATAATCCATGGAAGATCAACTAGTAAAAACAAgtgaaaatcaacaaaaacaaccCATAAGATGTAAAGGTAACTTTGGTTttcttttcaattatttgttttatgaaaCTATGAATACTAActattttgttggaaattttgtaGCTGCGGTTTGTCGCAAACCAGGTGAACCATTGATTATTGAAGAGATCTTTGTTGCTCCACCAATGCCACGTGAAGCTAGGATTCGTATTATATGCACCTCTCTATGTCATAGCGATATCATTTTTTGGAACATGCAggtctttatttttttactatgttTTTCCTGCTTTTATTTGTCTGATTTAGCTCTGTTTGGCATGGTTagattttgagcttatagcttatcattttttcttccaatgtCATCAAGTAGTTTATGAGCTTATATATAGCTTATCatctatccgctattttttaccaaacagagccttaatatttgtttttgtcttaTTAAGAGTTTTGattagtaattttttaataagcttcttttatttttatttttttttacttttgaagGGTCCTCCTGCAATTGTTCCAAGGATTCTGGGTCATGAGGCAATTGGGTGAGTTAGGCTCTGGttggattaatttatttgagcttacctcttcaaaaaaaattatttgagcttatctgtTGACATAAGTTTTGCGAGATTGTTTgaaagaacttatgaaaacaatttatgttgcatgttaattttttatattcaatatGAGGGCGAAGATTTAAATTTGAATAACCATGAAATAGATTTTAGAGTTTCCATTTTGAACATGAATTTCATCTAGAGGAAAACGTATTTGTAAGTCGTCTGATCGAGGTTGCATTTGCGTCTCACATTGCCAAAGTTCTTCGGTTTTGTGATGATTATATATGTACTTCCGCACTTTCATGCACCGAGATAACTTTTGAGAGTGAAATCTAATCTTGTTTAACGTGATATTAGTGCACTGCGTATATGTACTTGGACACCCTCATCAGAAAGAAATCCGTTTAACAATTCAAACATTGATTTAAGAGAAAATTCATATGTTGGCCTCATACTATAAGAATTGATGATGCAGGGTTGTGGAAAGTGTTGGAGAGGATGTAACAGAACTTACAAAAGGAGACACTGTTATTCCAATCTTCATGGCGGATTGTGAAGAGTGTATAGATTGCAAATCAACAAAGAGTAACCTTTGTTCAAAGTTTCCTTTCGAGATTTCACCTTCGATGATTAGATATGATACCAGTAGATTCACTGATCTAAACGGAGAGATCATACACCATTTCCTATTTGTCTCTAGCTTTAGTGAGTACACTGTGGTTGACATTGCCAATCTACTCAAGATTGATCCTGCAGTTCCTCCCAATAGGGCCTGCCTCCTCAGTTGTGGTGTATCAACAGGTATGCAAACATTAGATGAGATTGGTTACATGAATCAAGCGATGTGTAgtacatttattattattcgATGTAAAAGTTAATCATTTACCTCCAAATTTTTGTCGATGacttaaattacaatttttCGTCCAATATGGTCCTACATGGCTCGAGGAATTAATTTCTGCAATTGCACGCAGAACATACTTGtttgcacaaaaaaaatatgtaatcaTGGAGAGAATATATGGTTGTGAAAAATTCAAggttgttcttttattttagtTCACAACTCAATCACATTCATctaattcaatattttgatCCATTCTTAGGGGTAGGTGCTGCTTGGAAAACAGCAAATGTGGAGCCAGGGTCTACAGTAGCTATCTTTGGACTGGGATGTATTGGATTAGCAGTATGGATTTTCCATATAGTTTATGTTATCCTTTAGTACTTTGTCGTTTTGTATGCTACAATGCTTATTGCAATTGAATGGCTTCTTAGGTTGCTGAGGGAGCTAGACTTTGTGGAGCAACTAGGATTATTGGTGTGGATATCAAGccagaaaaatttgaaattggtaatacaatattttattaataacatCATCACATTAAGCATATATTCCAGTACTAATGTCTTAATACTATAATTTTGAAGTTATTATTATCAATATAGTACTGACACTTCTGATCGAAGGTGTGTCCGGTGTCTGAGGCATGTCAAAGTCTGACGCTAACACATCTGATTACATATAATTAtgtttctcaaattattactgaCATTGTTGTGTCTGGTGTTTGTGTCTATGTCGGTACTTCATAGAATATTATGCCTAAATTATGTAGTATTTGATTTCATGGGTTTGTTTGTTCTCCCTTTTACTCAGGAAAGAAGTTTGGAATCACAGACTTTGTGCATGCTGGAGAATGTGAAAACAAATCTGTGAGCCAGGTTATCATAGAGATGACTGGTGGGGGAGCAGATTATTGCTTTGAATGTGTTGGTATGGCATCATTGGTGCATGAAGCATATGCTGCATGTAGAAAGGTCTACTTCTATCTCTTTGTGCATAGTTTTcatttgtacttttttttaactatgTTATTGGTGTGAAGTATCTACAATATTCGTCGGGGACCTAGCTGTCCATCTTTAGTGGGCCCCAACCACATTTTTCCATTCACAAGACTCAAACATGAGACTTGATCTGGGTCCAGTTTCATTCGGACCAATGCAATGTTTAATTTTGAACTAACTAGTTTGAAATTTCATGTTCTTCATTTGAGTACAATTTCATGTTCTTTAAAATTGGTGTTTTGGTTTCAGGGTTggggaaaaacaattatgttagGAGTGGACAAGCCAGGATCTAAGATTAGCATCAATAGTAATGATGTTCTTTTTCAAGGGAAGACTCTTATGGGATCCATATTTGGAGGACTCAAACCCAAAACTGATGTGCCAATTCTTTTTAAACGCTACATGGACAAGGTACTATGCTCTTTGACCCTCTTTTGGTAACATATTGTAAAACTAGTAGTAGTTTATGTAAAAATAGTAATGATGAATGAAGTTTTTAGatgtttttgttaatttttttgtctaattAATTATTAACAGGAACTAAATTTGGATGAGTTTGTCACACATGAGGTGAAGTTTAAAGACATCAACAAAGCTTTTGATTTATTGGTTAAAGGAGAGTGTCTTAGATGTGTGATTTGGATGGACAAATGAGTTCATCTTTGTGTATGTCAATGTAATAATTGTTACATTTAGACCTTGAATTATGTCAATATGTAATATGTTGAATAATGCCATCTTTTATATTTGatgaaaaaacatatttcatcTAAATATAAAGCCGCCAATAAGTATAAAAAGAATTCGGGTGTTCGATTCTTAAATCGTTTAATTGAGAGGCATTCAAACCATGTTGTAAAAAATCAAATGTCTTGCTGCATAGTAGAATATAGCTACATATATAGTAGAATATAGTTCAACCCGAATTCGGAAACACCTTGTCGGGTGAtactcttaagaaaacatggGAATGGATTGTCTACAATCACCGGATCATCCAGTGACATCAGAACCattcaaaaaa encodes:
- the LOC123921781 gene encoding uncharacterized protein LOC123921781; the encoded protein is MDSFTAEDLSTIGGIATVSILHSFIPTHWLPFSIVGRAQKWTLSRTLLVTAFGAILHVISTSLLGITAITMANTIAGEETVHKLASLLLVFLGGMYIILFLMGKGGHSHSHNQPMEKMAVAGLILVPALSPCATTLPVFLAVGNSSSMMVLAIIVLLFSTISVMTSLVALSFYGASQLKFHWVERYDKLLVGSVLCLVGVLTLIFHDHDHSHHHGEVASVGQHLHRKIISM
- the LOC123924677 gene encoding alcohol dehydrogenase-like 7, which codes for MEDQLVKTSENQQKQPIRCKAAVCRKPGEPLIIEEIFVAPPMPREARIRIICTSLCHSDIIFWNMQGPPAIVPRILGHEAIGVVESVGEDVTELTKGDTVIPIFMADCEECIDCKSTKSNLCSKFPFEISPSMIRYDTSRFTDLNGEIIHHFLFVSSFSEYTVVDIANLLKIDPAVPPNRACLLSCGVSTGVGAAWKTANVEPGSTVAIFGLGCIGLAVAEGARLCGATRIIGVDIKPEKFEIGKKFGITDFVHAGECENKSVSQVIIEMTGGGADYCFECVGMASLVHEAYAACRKGWGKTIMLGVDKPGSKISINSNDVLFQGKTLMGSIFGGLKPKTDVPILFKRYMDKELNLDEFVTHEVKFKDINKAFDLLVKGECLRCVIWMDK